In Bacillus sp. NP247, one DNA window encodes the following:
- a CDS encoding CxxH/CxxC protein has translation MNLPCCLEHVELALDIIVDECEVAPVINNVDNSKEEKKTCEFCQNEATYVVSNTDSHTICG, from the coding sequence ATGAATTTACCTTGTTGTTTAGAACATGTTGAATTAGCATTAGATATCATTGTGGATGAGTGTGAAGTCGCACCGGTTATTAACAATGTGGATAACTCTAAAGAAGAGAAAAAAACATGTGAATTTTGTCAAAATGAGGCGACATATGTTGTATCGAACACAGATTCTCACACAATATGTGGGTAA
- the rlmH gene encoding 23S rRNA (pseudouridine(1915)-N(3))-methyltransferase RlmH, translated as MNISIISIGKLKEKYLKQGIAEYLKRLSSYAKVEVIELPDEKAPENLSAAEMLIVKEKEGIRILDKISDDTHVIALAIEGKQKSSEEFAASLDRLATYGKSKVTFVIGGSLGLSSEVMKRSNESLSFSKMTLPHQLMRLVLLEQVYRAFRINRGEPYHK; from the coding sequence GTGAATATCTCGATTATTTCAATTGGGAAATTAAAAGAAAAGTACTTAAAACAAGGTATAGCAGAATATTTAAAACGATTATCTTCTTACGCAAAAGTAGAAGTAATTGAATTGCCAGATGAAAAGGCGCCAGAAAATTTAAGTGCAGCAGAAATGTTAATTGTAAAAGAAAAAGAAGGTATCCGTATACTGGATAAAATTTCTGACGATACGCATGTCATTGCGTTAGCTATAGAAGGAAAACAAAAATCATCAGAAGAATTTGCAGCAAGTCTAGATCGTCTTGCTACATATGGAAAGAGTAAAGTAACGTTTGTAATTGGTGGATCACTTGGACTTAGCTCAGAAGTAATGAAGCGTTCAAACGAATCTCTTTCTTTTTCGAAGATGACATTACCACATCAATTAATGCGTCTAGTATTGCTTGAGCAAGTATATAGAGCGTTTCGTATTAATCGCGGTGAACCGTATCATAAATAG
- a CDS encoding MBL fold metallo-hydrolase yields the protein MSMHFSVLASGSTGNMLYVGTDEKKLLVDAGLSGKATEALFKQAELNINDISGILVTHEHSDHIKGLGVLARKYDLPVYANEKTWNAMEHLIGNIPTDQKFIFSVGDVKTFGDIEVESFGVSHDAAEPMFYAFHNNNRKLALITDTGYVSDRMKGIIKGANAFVFESNHDVEMLRMGRYPWSIKRRILSDVGHVCNEDAALAMADVITDETKHIYLAHLSLDNNMKELARMSVSQVLEEKGFGVGESFEIHDTDQKMPTKIQYV from the coding sequence ATGAGTATGCACTTTAGTGTACTTGCAAGTGGAAGTACAGGGAATATGCTATATGTAGGAACAGATGAAAAAAAACTGCTCGTCGATGCAGGTTTAAGTGGTAAAGCTACAGAGGCTTTATTTAAACAAGCTGAACTGAATATAAATGACATATCAGGTATTCTTGTAACACATGAGCATAGTGACCACATTAAAGGATTAGGTGTATTGGCGCGTAAATATGATTTACCTGTTTATGCGAACGAGAAAACATGGAATGCAATGGAACATTTAATAGGTAATATCCCAACTGATCAAAAATTCATTTTCTCAGTAGGAGACGTGAAAACATTTGGGGATATTGAAGTTGAATCATTTGGTGTTTCTCACGATGCGGCAGAGCCGATGTTTTACGCTTTTCACAACAATAATAGAAAGTTAGCTCTTATTACAGATACGGGCTACGTAAGTGACCGTATGAAAGGTATTATTAAGGGAGCGAATGCTTTCGTATTTGAAAGCAATCATGATGTGGAAATGCTTCGTATGGGACGCTATCCATGGAGCATTAAGCGACGTATTTTAAGCGACGTTGGTCACGTTTGTAATGAGGACGCTGCATTAGCGATGGCTGATGTTATTACAGACGAGACAAAACACATTTATTTAGCGCATTTAAGCTTAGATAATAACATGAAAGAATTAGCGCGTATGTCTGTATCACAAGTATTAGAAGAAAAAGGTTTTGGGGTTGGAGAATCCTTTGAAATACATGATACAGATCAAAAAATGCCTACGAAAATTCAATACGTATAA
- a CDS encoding radical SAM/SPASM domain-containing protein gives MKKFKKFYLEITSVCNLACSFCPPTERQKQFISVEDFAKRLDQIKPHTDYIYLHVKGEPLLHPKIDQLLDLSHEKGFKVNITTNGTLINKRRHRLLNKPALRQMNFSLHSFDGHPGSQDKEGYVRSILSFIREATSQSDLIVSLRLWNLTQDNKTNAEIQKNRDLLSIIENEFGLSYQIEEKLTPGKGIKIAERVFINQDYEFQWPALHEEEDDGKGFCHGLRNQAGILANGTVIPCCLDGEGIINLGNINNDSFSNIIEGERANNIVDGFSKRVAVEELCRKCGYRKRFGK, from the coding sequence GTGAAGAAGTTTAAGAAGTTTTACTTGGAGATTACAAGTGTATGTAATCTTGCGTGCAGCTTTTGTCCGCCGACGGAAAGGCAGAAGCAATTCATTTCTGTGGAGGATTTTGCTAAAAGATTAGACCAAATTAAACCTCACACAGACTACATTTATTTGCACGTGAAGGGTGAGCCGCTGCTCCATCCGAAAATAGATCAACTGTTAGATTTAAGCCATGAAAAAGGGTTTAAAGTTAATATTACAACGAACGGAACGTTAATTAATAAGAGAAGGCATAGATTGTTAAATAAGCCTGCTTTAAGACAAATGAATTTTTCACTGCACAGTTTTGATGGGCATCCAGGTTCGCAAGATAAAGAAGGTTATGTAAGGAGTATACTTTCCTTCATTAGAGAGGCGACAAGTCAATCGGATTTAATTGTTTCACTACGGTTATGGAATTTAACTCAGGATAATAAAACAAATGCTGAAATCCAGAAAAATAGAGATTTATTATCCATCATTGAAAATGAGTTTGGTCTATCTTATCAAATCGAAGAGAAGCTTACACCAGGAAAAGGTATAAAAATTGCGGAACGTGTCTTTATTAATCAAGACTATGAATTCCAGTGGCCGGCATTGCATGAAGAAGAGGATGATGGAAAAGGATTCTGTCATGGTCTTCGAAATCAGGCAGGTATTTTAGCGAACGGAACGGTTATTCCTTGTTGTCTAGATGGTGAGGGAATTATTAATCTTGGAAATATTAATAATGATTCATTCTCTAATATTATTGAAGGCGAAAGAGCGAACAATATTGTAGATGGATTTTCAAAAAGAGTTGCAGTAGAAGAACTGTGCAGAAAGTGCGGATACCGCAAAAGATTTGGAAAGTAA
- a CDS encoding S1C family serine protease yields MSFIDEEKYRIKRAGKNKHKGIVISSIAGTIVGASLFAFGAPLFSNHAGKLPQAEASEKNMAETQSGNGPVKQISFVDAVDRASEAVVGVINIQRDDFSEADSEAGTGSGVIYKKTDGHAYIVTNNHVVAGANRIEVSLSDGKKIPGKVLGTDIVTDLAVLEIDAKHVKKVIEIGDSNTVRRGEPVIAIGNPLGLQFSGTVTQGIISANERIVPVDLNQDGHYDWQVEVLQTDAAINPGNSGGALVNAAGQLIGINSMKIAAKEVEGIGLAIPITRAVPVMNELEKYGKVKRPYVGIELRSLNEIPNYYWSKTLHLPGNVTEGVCILDVKSPSPGTDAGLREHDVIVAVDGKAVQDIIGFRTALYNKKINDKMTLTFYRGTKRAKTTVKLGIQKY; encoded by the coding sequence ATGTCCTTTATTGATGAAGAAAAATATCGTATTAAACGCGCAGGGAAAAATAAACATAAAGGTATTGTCATTTCTAGCATAGCGGGAACAATTGTAGGGGCTTCATTATTTGCATTTGGAGCTCCTTTATTTTCAAATCATGCAGGTAAGCTTCCACAAGCTGAAGCAAGTGAAAAAAATATGGCTGAAACTCAAAGTGGAAATGGTCCTGTTAAACAGATTAGCTTTGTAGACGCTGTTGATCGTGCTTCAGAGGCTGTTGTTGGTGTTATTAACATTCAACGAGATGATTTTTCAGAGGCTGATTCGGAAGCTGGTACAGGCTCTGGTGTGATTTATAAGAAAACAGATGGACATGCGTATATTGTAACGAATAACCACGTTGTTGCTGGGGCGAATCGTATTGAAGTGAGCTTAAGTGACGGTAAGAAAATTCCAGGTAAAGTATTAGGAACCGATATAGTCACAGACTTAGCGGTACTAGAAATAGATGCGAAGCATGTGAAGAAAGTGATTGAAATTGGCGACTCTAATACCGTTCGTAGAGGAGAACCAGTTATTGCGATTGGGAATCCACTTGGGCTACAATTTTCTGGAACTGTCACACAAGGTATTATTTCGGCTAACGAGCGTATTGTCCCTGTAGATTTAAACCAAGATGGACATTACGATTGGCAAGTAGAAGTATTACAAACAGATGCGGCAATTAATCCAGGTAATAGTGGTGGTGCACTTGTTAATGCAGCAGGACAATTAATTGGCATTAACTCAATGAAAATTGCAGCAAAAGAAGTAGAAGGAATTGGACTAGCTATTCCAATTACAAGAGCCGTCCCTGTTATGAATGAACTTGAGAAATACGGTAAAGTAAAAAGACCTTATGTTGGAATTGAGCTTAGATCGTTAAATGAGATTCCGAATTATTATTGGTCAAAAACGTTACACTTACCAGGTAACGTAACAGAAGGAGTCTGCATTTTAGATGTGAAAAGTCCTTCACCAGGTACGGATGCGGGTCTTAGAGAACATGATGTTATTGTGGCGGTAGATGGAAAAGCGGTGCAAGATATTATTGGGTTCCGCACGGCCTTATATAATAAAAAAATTAATGATAAAATGACTCTTACGTTTTATCGTGGTACAAAACGAGCGAAAACAACGGTGAAATTAGGCATTCAAAAGTATTAA
- the pepF gene encoding oligoendopeptidase F yields MKDVIEKRLIRAEVPTELTWDLSDLYPSDKEWEIALRVLKDDIKKLDTFKGQLHTSPTTLLNCLLLEEELLMQLTKLYSYANLKESADRTDPVIQANSSKISALWTTVHTALSFIHNEILSLEEGTIEKYLIEETKLEPFRKSLLEILQKRQHTLSPETEEALAALGEVHSSPYKIYGMTKLADMDFPSIQDEQGNDLPVSFALFESKYEFSPSTYIRRKSYSSFVSTLKRYKNTVATTYATEVKKQVTLSRLRKYESVTHMLLEPQNVPLEMYNNQLDIIYNELAPHMRRFADLKKKVLGLDQMLFCDLHAPLDPEFNPTITYEEAGKLIQDSLKVLGNEYSSIIEKGFKERWVDLADNVGKSTGAFCSSPYGSHPYILITWQGTMRGCFTLAHEFGHAGHFYLANKNQRIMNVRPSMYFVEAPSTMNELLLTQHLLKTTEDKRMRRWVILQLLGTYYHNFVTHLLEGEYQRRVYTLAEEGQALTATTLTEIKTKVLSTFWGDSVEIDEGAGLTWMRQPHYYMGLYSYTYSAGLTASTTVAQMIKEEGQPAVDRWLDVLRAGGTMKPLELMKHAGVDMSKPDAIRKAVSYVGSLIDELEHSYQE; encoded by the coding sequence ATGAAAGATGTAATTGAGAAACGCCTTATTCGCGCAGAAGTCCCTACTGAATTAACATGGGACCTTTCTGATTTATACCCATCTGATAAAGAGTGGGAAATTGCATTACGTGTATTAAAAGACGATATAAAAAAACTTGATACATTTAAAGGACAATTACACACTAGCCCCACTACTTTATTAAATTGCCTGCTTTTAGAGGAAGAGCTTTTAATGCAATTAACAAAACTATATTCATATGCAAATTTAAAAGAATCTGCTGATCGAACAGATCCAGTTATTCAAGCGAACTCTTCAAAAATTTCTGCTTTATGGACAACTGTACATACTGCACTATCCTTTATCCATAATGAAATCCTCTCACTCGAAGAGGGAACAATTGAAAAATATTTAATTGAAGAAACAAAACTTGAACCTTTCCGTAAATCGTTACTAGAAATACTACAAAAAAGGCAGCACACTCTCTCACCTGAAACAGAAGAAGCTCTTGCTGCACTCGGCGAAGTTCATAGTTCTCCCTACAAAATTTACGGTATGACTAAATTAGCCGATATGGATTTTCCTTCTATACAAGATGAACAAGGAAATGATTTACCTGTGTCGTTTGCGTTATTTGAAAGTAAATATGAATTCTCTCCAAGCACATACATACGCAGAAAATCATATTCATCATTTGTTTCTACATTAAAACGATATAAAAATACAGTTGCAACAACATATGCTACTGAAGTAAAAAAACAAGTGACGCTTTCTCGTTTACGCAAGTACGAGTCCGTTACTCATATGCTTCTAGAACCTCAAAACGTTCCACTTGAAATGTATAACAACCAACTAGATATTATTTATAACGAATTAGCGCCTCATATGCGCCGTTTTGCAGATTTAAAAAAGAAAGTATTAGGTCTCGATCAAATGCTCTTCTGCGATTTACATGCACCGTTGGATCCTGAATTTAATCCAACAATCACTTACGAAGAAGCTGGTAAACTCATTCAAGATTCTTTAAAAGTATTAGGAAATGAATATAGTTCCATTATCGAAAAGGGCTTCAAAGAAAGATGGGTAGACCTTGCAGATAACGTTGGAAAATCAACAGGTGCCTTCTGCTCTAGCCCATACGGTTCTCACCCTTATATTTTAATTACATGGCAGGGTACGATGCGCGGGTGTTTCACATTAGCTCATGAATTTGGACATGCTGGTCATTTTTATTTAGCCAATAAAAATCAGCGTATTATGAATGTGCGTCCATCTATGTACTTTGTTGAAGCTCCATCAACGATGAATGAATTACTATTAACTCAGCATTTACTTAAGACAACGGAGGATAAGAGAATGCGCAGATGGGTTATTCTGCAACTACTCGGCACATATTACCACAACTTCGTTACCCATCTACTTGAGGGAGAATACCAAAGAAGAGTATATACCCTAGCAGAAGAAGGGCAAGCACTCACAGCTACAACTTTAACTGAAATAAAAACGAAGGTCCTTTCGACATTCTGGGGAGATTCTGTAGAAATTGATGAAGGCGCCGGTTTAACATGGATGCGTCAACCTCACTATTATATGGGCTTATATTCTTACACATATTCTGCGGGCTTAACTGCATCTACTACTGTAGCTCAAATGATTAAAGAAGAGGGACAACCTGCTGTTGATCGCTGGCTTGATGTACTCCGTGCAGGCGGTACAATGAAACCACTTGAATTAATGAAACACGCTGGAGTAGACATGTCAAAACCAGATGCAATCCGTAAAGCCGTTTCTTACGTCGGTTCCTTAATTGATGAACTAGAGCACTCTTATCAAGAATAA